In Psychrobacter immobilis, a single genomic region encodes these proteins:
- the grxD gene encoding Grx4 family monothiol glutaredoxin: protein MSEQTPNTAANDVEQLIRDQIRDNKVIIYMKGTPQFPQCGFSAKSIEVLTQIGRPFAFVNILENPEIRATLPKVANWPTFPQLWIDGELMGGSDIILQMYQSGELKPLVEANSPAA from the coding sequence ATGAGTGAACAAACCCCAAATACTGCTGCAAACGACGTTGAACAATTGATCCGTGATCAAATCCGTGACAATAAAGTTATTATTTATATGAAAGGCACGCCGCAATTTCCGCAGTGCGGTTTTTCTGCTAAATCGATTGAAGTTCTTACTCAAATCGGTCGTCCATTTGCGTTTGTAAATATTTTAGAAAACCCAGAAATCCGTGCGACGTTACCTAAAGTGGCTAATTGGCCGACTTTTCCACAGTTGTGGATTGACGGCGAATTGATGGGCGGATCAGACATTATTTTGCAAATGTATCAATCAGGCGAGCTTAAGCCATTGGTTGAAGCAAACAGCCCTGCTGCATAA
- the mnmA gene encoding tRNA 2-thiouridine(34) synthase MnmA: MSAIQDTSSIAVSESFTTHRPLTLADIENPSAKHVIVGMSGGVDSSVSAVLLQQAGFKVEGLFMKNWEEDDGTEYCTAMDDLADAQAVCDKIGMKLHTANFAMEYWDRVFEHFLAEYKAGRTPNPDILCNKEIKFKAFLDYALTLGADYIATGHYTRRSMNYTNANGTEVAQLLRGLDNNKDQSYFLHAVGGDKIAKTLFPVGELEKPVVRQIAEEHDLITANKKDSTGICFIGERRFKDFLQQYLPAQKGDIVTDDGHIIGQHDGLMYYTLGQRGGIGIGGVKDRPEEPWFVLAKDLDNNRLIVGQGHEHPMMLSNELQAYKLDWVDGLPPADIFTDEGLRCMAKSRYRQPDQACRVFSVDDKGLEVRVIFDAPQRAVTPGQSAVFYIDEVCLGGGVIASIDAPCGI; this comes from the coding sequence ATGTCAGCCATACAAGATACCTCAAGCATAGCCGTTTCCGAGTCTTTTACGACTCATCGTCCATTAACACTTGCCGATATCGAAAATCCTAGCGCCAAGCACGTGATTGTCGGTATGTCAGGTGGCGTTGATTCTTCTGTATCAGCCGTTTTACTTCAACAAGCAGGCTTTAAAGTCGAAGGTCTGTTTATGAAGAACTGGGAAGAAGATGACGGCACCGAATACTGTACGGCAATGGACGACCTAGCGGACGCACAAGCGGTATGTGACAAAATCGGTATGAAGCTACACACAGCCAATTTTGCCATGGAATATTGGGATCGGGTTTTTGAGCATTTTTTGGCCGAATACAAAGCGGGTCGTACGCCCAACCCAGATATTTTGTGCAACAAAGAAATCAAGTTCAAAGCATTTTTAGACTATGCTTTGACGTTGGGCGCAGATTATATCGCCACCGGTCACTACACGCGCCGTAGTATGAACTATACGAATGCTAATGGCACTGAGGTTGCGCAGCTATTACGCGGGCTTGATAACAATAAAGACCAAAGTTACTTTTTACATGCGGTTGGCGGCGATAAAATCGCTAAGACACTGTTCCCAGTCGGTGAGCTTGAAAAACCAGTGGTTCGTCAAATCGCTGAAGAACATGATCTTATTACTGCCAATAAAAAGGATTCAACGGGTATTTGCTTTATTGGTGAGCGCCGCTTTAAAGACTTTTTACAACAGTACTTGCCGGCACAAAAAGGCGATATCGTCACTGACGATGGTCACATTATCGGTCAACACGATGGTTTAATGTATTATACGTTAGGTCAGCGCGGTGGTATTGGCATTGGCGGTGTCAAAGATCGCCCAGAAGAGCCTTGGTTCGTATTGGCAAAAGACTTGGACAACAACCGTTTGATCGTTGGACAAGGTCATGAGCATCCCATGATGCTGAGTAATGAGCTGCAAGCTTATAAGCTCGATTGGGTCGATGGTTTACCGCCTGCAGATATATTTACCGATGAAGGTTTACGTTGTATGGCAAAATCGCGCTACCGTCAGCCAGACCAAGCGTGCCGAGTGTTTTCTGTTGATGATAAAGGTTTAGAAGTACGAGTGATATTTGATGCGCCGCAACGGGCAGTGACGCCAGGTCAATCAGCAGTATTTTATATCGATGAGGTTTGTTTGGGCGGCGGTGTCATTGCCTCTATTGACGCGCCTTGCGGGATTTGA
- a CDS encoding cupin domain-containing protein produces the protein MTSIPLCLPDSITPEQFLSEYWQKKPLLIKQGLPQLIGMFEPDDMLGLALEEDAAVRLLTQAASKKEGQAQWQLKKSPLTETDFDNLPEQWTVLVQNMEQWSPELGQLWQAFDFIPQWQRDDIMVSYAPKGGSVGKHYDDYDVFLAQGFGSRRWQLGKFCDKNTEFVADEPIRLFDDMGEIIFDEILEAGDVLYVPPKLSHFGVAQDDCLTFSFGCRRPNLMQIIDSLADIATNDSDLFIPMLLPQALQASGELQASSINAIKDQLLQMLQSERGSDIIRQAVSEVVSKRQYDALMPEDTLDTDELMQALAEGATLQADYSNRLLYTQADNDIVLYANGQRIDGLDETAVAVLVRLANGEHLNSQDVADVDSDDLSEWLENGWVWIDIAE, from the coding sequence ATGACTTCTATACCGCTTTGTTTACCCGACTCTATCACGCCTGAGCAATTTTTAAGCGAATACTGGCAAAAAAAGCCACTCTTAATTAAACAAGGCTTACCACAGCTAATTGGCATGTTTGAACCTGACGACATGCTTGGTCTAGCACTAGAAGAAGATGCCGCAGTGCGCCTGCTGACTCAAGCAGCAAGTAAAAAAGAAGGTCAGGCGCAGTGGCAACTCAAAAAAAGCCCATTGACTGAAACTGATTTCGATAACTTACCTGAGCAATGGACTGTACTGGTGCAGAATATGGAACAGTGGTCGCCTGAGCTTGGTCAATTGTGGCAAGCCTTTGACTTTATTCCACAATGGCAACGTGATGACATCATGGTTTCTTATGCGCCAAAAGGTGGTTCAGTCGGCAAACACTATGATGATTATGATGTGTTTTTAGCGCAAGGGTTTGGGTCTAGACGTTGGCAACTGGGCAAATTCTGTGATAAAAATACCGAGTTTGTCGCTGATGAGCCGATTCGCCTCTTTGATGATATGGGTGAGATTATTTTTGATGAGATATTAGAAGCGGGTGACGTGCTTTACGTACCGCCGAAGCTGTCACATTTTGGTGTGGCACAAGACGATTGCTTAACCTTTTCATTTGGCTGCCGTCGTCCTAACTTGATGCAAATCATCGACAGCTTGGCTGATATCGCCACCAACGATAGCGATTTATTTATCCCAATGCTGCTGCCACAAGCGCTGCAAGCGTCAGGTGAATTGCAAGCGAGCAGCATCAATGCGATCAAAGATCAGCTATTACAAATGCTACAGTCTGAGCGTGGTAGTGATATCATTCGTCAAGCAGTTTCTGAAGTCGTCAGCAAACGCCAGTATGATGCGCTGATGCCAGAGGATACATTAGATACAGATGAGCTCATGCAAGCTCTAGCAGAAGGTGCTACCTTGCAAGCGGATTATAGCAATCGTTTGTTATACACCCAGGCGGATAATGACATCGTTTTATATGCCAATGGGCAACGCATTGACGGGCTTGACGAGACCGCAGTAGCGGTATTGGTGCGTTTGGCTAATGGCGAACACCTAAATAGTCAAGATGTCGCCGATGTTGACTCAGACGATTTGAGCGAATGGCTAGAGAACGGCTGGGTGTGGATTGATATTGCTGAATAA
- a CDS encoding 1-pyrroline-5-carboxylate dehydrogenase has translation MATEFKKNHAQVCESWRLLGAVNRATYLQAAIPKLALLTGDANKAKRLFNHLLSAAPSLDEVHRMTGATGESNDLYVTGRGKTMVIGGESARAMAVLGQLVAALLTGNEVILHCPSQDEMCNEAAKILYDTGISEDVLSVANDSQTVTLLYIDRLAQVAVSGNRSEVQTISQELANTDGILTQVISVTDMEGLSEMLTPDYLHRFVTERVKTINTTAIGGNASLLELGTE, from the coding sequence ATGGCGACTGAATTCAAAAAAAATCATGCCCAGGTTTGTGAATCTTGGCGATTACTTGGCGCAGTGAATCGCGCAACATATCTACAAGCGGCTATTCCAAAGTTGGCGCTGCTGACTGGTGACGCCAATAAAGCAAAGCGTTTGTTCAATCATCTATTGAGCGCCGCGCCTAGCTTGGATGAGGTGCATCGCATGACTGGTGCAACTGGTGAGTCCAACGATCTATATGTCACTGGTCGTGGTAAGACCATGGTTATTGGTGGTGAATCTGCTAGAGCCATGGCAGTATTAGGACAGCTGGTAGCCGCACTATTGACAGGTAATGAAGTCATCCTGCATTGCCCAAGCCAAGATGAGATGTGCAATGAAGCTGCCAAGATACTATATGATACAGGTATCAGCGAAGATGTATTGAGTGTGGCGAATGACTCGCAAACCGTCACGCTTTTATATATCGATCGTCTGGCACAGGTTGCAGTCTCTGGCAATCGAAGCGAAGTACAGACTATCAGTCAAGAGCTTGCCAATACAGACGGTATCTTAACGCAAGTCATCAGCGTCACTGATATGGAAGGCTTGTCAGAGATGCTAACGCCTGATTATTTGCATCGTTTTGTCACTGAGCGCGTCAAAACAATCAATACCACAGCGATCGGTGGTAATGCTAGCTTGCTTGAACTTGGTACAGAATAA
- a CDS encoding NF038104 family lipoprotein, translating to MKKLQFIVIIASIFMLQACVHKIVTVPVKVAYKTTKGVVKGTVAVTKAIIPGDSSDKKDEDDKE from the coding sequence ATGAAAAAATTACAATTTATCGTCATCATCGCCAGTATATTTATGCTGCAAGCTTGTGTGCATAAAATCGTCACTGTACCTGTAAAAGTCGCCTACAAAACTACTAAAGGCGTCGTCAAAGGTACTGTTGCTGTGACCAAAGCCATCATACCGGGTGATAGCAGTGATAAAAAAGATGAAGACGATAAAGAATAA
- the purB gene encoding adenylosuccinate lyase, giving the protein MNLLTALSPIDGRYASKADSLRPYLSEFGLIKARVTVEIRWLQSLADNSAIGELAAFDTDTNAFLNSIVDDFSEADAQAIKDIEATTNHDVKAVEYFIKDKFRGQAALEDSLEFIHFACTSEDINNLSYALMLKDSREIVVAKMQEVTDSIVDLAITHADQPMLSRTHGQTASPTTLGKEMANVAYRLARQIKQVGQVELLGKINGAVGNYNAHYASYPDVDWQAHAERFIDESLELTFNPYTTQIEPHDYIAELFDAVKRFNTILIDFNRDIWQYISLGYFKQRLKDGEVGSSTMPHKVNPIDFENSEGNLGVANAMLAHLGEKLPISRMQRDLSDSTVLRNIGVGLAQSMIAYDACLKGVSKLELNAQRLNDDLDNAQEVLAEPIQTVMRRYRVENPYEKLKALTRGNAMTREAMLTFVESDELSAVSDADKARLREMTPATYIGNAAEQARTIKEWIAKI; this is encoded by the coding sequence ATGAACTTACTTACCGCACTCTCCCCAATCGATGGTCGTTACGCCTCCAAAGCTGACAGCTTGCGTCCTTATTTATCTGAATTTGGTCTCATTAAGGCCCGCGTCACTGTCGAGATTCGCTGGTTACAGTCATTGGCTGATAACAGCGCTATTGGTGAATTGGCAGCATTTGATACCGATACCAATGCCTTTTTAAACAGTATCGTTGATGACTTTAGTGAAGCAGATGCCCAAGCTATCAAAGACATCGAAGCGACGACCAATCATGATGTAAAAGCCGTTGAGTACTTTATCAAAGACAAGTTCCGTGGTCAGGCAGCACTTGAAGATTCATTAGAATTTATTCATTTTGCGTGTACTAGTGAAGATATCAACAACTTGTCTTATGCATTAATGCTAAAAGACAGCCGCGAGATTGTGGTTGCTAAAATGCAAGAAGTGACTGATAGCATCGTTGATTTAGCGATTACCCATGCTGACCAACCCATGCTATCACGTACTCATGGTCAAACCGCTAGCCCAACGACGCTAGGCAAAGAAATGGCAAACGTCGCTTATCGCTTAGCCCGTCAAATCAAACAAGTCGGTCAAGTAGAGCTATTAGGTAAAATCAATGGCGCGGTTGGTAACTATAACGCTCATTACGCCTCATACCCTGACGTCGATTGGCAAGCACATGCAGAACGTTTCATCGATGAAAGTCTTGAGCTGACTTTTAACCCTTATACCACGCAAATTGAGCCGCATGATTATATCGCCGAGCTATTTGATGCTGTCAAACGTTTTAATACCATCCTAATCGATTTTAACCGTGATATTTGGCAATATATTAGCTTAGGCTATTTTAAACAGCGCCTAAAAGATGGTGAAGTTGGTTCTTCTACCATGCCGCACAAAGTGAACCCGATTGATTTTGAAAACTCAGAAGGTAACTTGGGCGTTGCTAATGCCATGCTGGCTCATTTGGGTGAAAAACTGCCAATTTCACGTATGCAGCGTGATTTATCAGACTCTACCGTACTTCGTAATATCGGTGTTGGTCTGGCACAAAGCATGATTGCTTATGATGCTTGTTTAAAAGGTGTCAGCAAACTTGAATTGAATGCCCAGCGCTTAAACGACGATTTGGATAATGCACAAGAAGTATTGGCAGAGCCGATTCAAACGGTTATGCGTCGCTACCGTGTTGAAAACCCATATGAGAAGCTTAAAGCTCTGACTCGTGGTAATGCGATGACTCGCGAAGCCATGCTGACATTCGTTGAAAGTGATGAGCTATCTGCGGTGAGCGATGCGGATAAAGCGCGCCTACGTGAGATGACGCCAGCCACTTATATCGGTAATGCGGCGGAGCAAGCGCGCACGATTAAAGAGTGGATTGCTAAGATTTAA
- the ispF gene encoding 2-C-methyl-D-erythritol 2,4-cyclodiphosphate synthase: protein MIKIGQGIDVHAFHNNGQQQQYVVLAGVPIEHTHSLLAHSDGDVVLHALADALLGALALGDIGQHFPDTDAAHAGLDSRVLLRYVYSKVQEAGYSLGNADITVMCERPKLAPHSQAMRDNIASDLQTAVNNISVKATTTEKLGFTGRQEGIMANAVVLLVPNVVESR from the coding sequence ATGATAAAAATTGGTCAAGGTATCGACGTTCACGCTTTTCACAATAATGGTCAGCAGCAGCAATATGTGGTGCTAGCAGGTGTGCCTATTGAACACACGCACAGCTTGCTTGCACACTCTGATGGAGATGTGGTGCTGCATGCGCTTGCTGATGCACTGCTTGGTGCATTGGCGCTTGGCGATATCGGTCAGCATTTCCCTGATACAGATGCTGCCCATGCAGGGTTGGACTCGCGGGTGCTGCTACGTTATGTCTACAGTAAAGTGCAAGAGGCTGGTTATAGTCTAGGCAACGCTGATATCACTGTGATGTGTGAGCGTCCAAAGCTGGCACCGCACAGCCAAGCCATGCGTGATAATATTGCCAGTGATTTGCAGACTGCGGTCAATAATATCAGCGTTAAAGCCACCACCACTGAAAAGTTAGGCTTTACAGGTCGGCAAGAGGGCATTATGGCCAATGCCGTGGTATTATTAGTGCCTAATGTTGTCGAATCTAGATAG